The following proteins come from a genomic window of Nautilia profundicola AmH:
- a CDS encoding AtpZ/AtpI family protein, whose amino-acid sequence MNKKQQKGKLGKTVEGAEKLSLGISIVVAILMGIGVGILLKKWTGYSWTLWLGVFWGVAAAIMNIKIEYNKLKKDFDKVAKDPKYKNYKMNTKDEDELLEEFEK is encoded by the coding sequence ATGAATAAAAAACAACAAAAAGGTAAATTAGGTAAAACAGTAGAGGGAGCAGAAAAACTCTCTCTTGGCATTTCCATTGTAGTTGCTATACTTATGGGAATTGGTGTAGGTATATTACTTAAAAAATGGACAGGCTATTCATGGACGCTTTGGCTTGGAGTTTTTTGGGGAGTAGCTGCAGCAATAATGAATATCAAAATTGAATACAATAAATTAAAAAAAGATTTTGATAAAGTCGCAAAAGATCCTAAATACAAAAATTATAAAATGAATACAAAAGACGAAGACGAACTCTTAGAAGAGTTCGAAAAGTAG
- a CDS encoding type II secretion system F family protein, which translates to MKYYKITFLYKGHKQDVVIKSLNKAEAIIDGKKINKGMLIKIEEIPMPFEEKLKIIKDIFRAKILRKKLNYPSYISSIRQLAVLIKAGISLKDALEDIANNTKDALIKEVFLKAAEAIDSGKSLSDTFAEYEEYLGGISLAMVRLGEQTGDLVMALESLAQIYENMYENRRKMVKALRYPVITLIAIAAAFTFLILVVVPKFKAMFEQLHAELPLPTRILLLIEKILSQYGFLVLSVIIAVVVIVTFFYKTSYSFKLQMDKILLRTFLINKIIEYSTLHRFLMTMASLLKSGIPLVDALKISEGIIENEVLKNKIKEIIKGINQGRSFAEMVAEQNLVNFVALRMISAGEDSGELDSMLESAAGYYEDRFQDIIDNMQASIEPIMLTVIGGLVLLIALGIFLPMWDLANAAKNI; encoded by the coding sequence ATGAAATACTATAAAATTACGTTCCTTTATAAAGGACATAAACAGGACGTTGTCATTAAATCTCTTAATAAAGCTGAAGCTATTATTGATGGTAAAAAAATCAATAAAGGTATGTTGATTAAAATCGAAGAAATACCTATGCCTTTTGAGGAAAAACTTAAAATTATTAAAGATATTTTTAGAGCAAAAATTTTGCGTAAAAAGTTGAATTATCCTTCGTATATTTCTTCTATCAGACAGCTTGCCGTTTTAATTAAAGCAGGTATATCACTTAAAGATGCGCTTGAAGATATTGCAAATAATACAAAAGATGCATTGATCAAAGAAGTGTTTTTAAAAGCTGCGGAAGCTATTGATAGCGGGAAATCTTTATCCGACACATTTGCTGAATATGAAGAATATTTAGGCGGTATCTCTTTGGCAATGGTAAGGCTCGGAGAACAAACAGGGGATTTGGTTATGGCCTTAGAGAGCCTTGCTCAGATATATGAAAATATGTATGAAAATAGAAGAAAAATGGTAAAAGCGTTGAGATATCCTGTTATTACATTAATAGCAATTGCAGCCGCATTTACTTTCTTGATTTTGGTTGTTGTTCCGAAATTTAAAGCTATGTTTGAACAGCTACATGCCGAGTTGCCTTTGCCTACCAGAATTCTTTTATTAATAGAGAAAATTCTTTCTCAATACGGTTTTCTTGTTTTAAGTGTTATTATTGCTGTAGTAGTAATAGTTACGTTTTTTTATAAGACTTCATATAGTTTCAAATTACAGATGGATAAAATTTTATTAAGGACATTTTTAATTAATAAAATTATTGAATATTCCACACTACACAGGTTTCTTATGACTATGGCTTCATTGTTGAAAAGTGGGATTCCACTTGTTGACGCTCTTAAAATTAGTGAGGGTATTATTGAAAATGAAGTGCTAAAAAATAAAATAAAAGAAATTATTAAAGGTATTAATCAAGGTAGAAGTTTTGCCGAAATGGTAGCGGAACAAAACCTTGTAAATTTCGTTGCTCTTAGAATGATTAGTGCCGGTGAAGACTCAGGGGAACTTGACAGTATGCTTGAAAGTGCCGCGGGTTATTATGAAGACAGATTCCAGGACATCATTGATAATATGCAGGCTTCTATTGAGCCTATCATGCTTACTGTTATAGGTGGTCTTGTATTGTTAATTGCTCTTGGTATTTTCTTACCTATGTGGGATTTGGCAAACGCCGCTAAAAATATTTAA
- a CDS encoding GspE/PulE family protein yields the protein MKAEEKWLQNKIISEEQYKKALEYQKEHPAKKFVDILFELGFISKKEYLEHVSKQLGLRYIDDLEHVRLRDIKIPVNILKQTLAVPVEVKYDKVVVAMADPLDWNAQALIKRFFHDKNLEIVLGFKDDIRKIIRKVEDREKVREILNDIKKELKGQEIKGDESAIMRLIKYIIVSAIERNASDIHIEAEEGEAEVRIRIFGTLYEFLDFDEEIFYAINSRIKLLANLDVSEKRKPQDGSFSMQFGKNKFDFRVSTLPTIWGESIVIRILDKRSILKRIDEIGISDKNLSLLKKALSQPNGIFLVTGPTGSGKSTTLYAALNEINSTDKKIITVEDPVEYKLKGIQQVQVNPKVGLTFAGALRSILRQDPDIIMIGEIRDLETLEIAIKAAMTGHLVLSTLHTNDAVSAINRMIDMGADSFLVATALIGVEAQRLVKTICPYCKTTYKPADVYLEPIKNILPKDSVFYRGKGCEKCNMTGYAGRTLITEVFLNDENLESLISKKKEKLELLHYLRGKDYKTMFYDGLIKALKGVTTLEEVYRVAKL from the coding sequence GTGAAAGCGGAAGAAAAATGGCTTCAAAACAAAATAATTTCTGAAGAGCAATATAAAAAAGCCTTAGAATATCAAAAAGAGCATCCTGCTAAAAAGTTTGTTGATATTTTATTTGAGCTTGGATTTATTTCTAAAAAAGAATATTTGGAACATGTTTCTAAGCAATTAGGTTTAAGATACATTGATGATTTGGAACATGTGAGACTTAGAGATATTAAAATCCCTGTAAATATCTTAAAACAGACACTGGCAGTTCCTGTTGAAGTGAAATACGATAAAGTCGTCGTTGCAATGGCTGATCCGCTTGATTGGAACGCACAGGCTTTAATTAAAAGATTTTTCCATGATAAAAATCTTGAAATAGTTTTAGGTTTTAAAGACGATATCAGAAAAATAATAAGAAAAGTAGAAGATAGGGAAAAAGTAAGAGAAATACTCAACGATATTAAAAAAGAGTTAAAAGGTCAGGAAATTAAAGGCGACGAATCGGCAATAATGAGGCTGATTAAATATATCATAGTTAGCGCCATAGAAAGAAACGCAAGTGATATTCATATAGAAGCGGAAGAGGGAGAAGCGGAGGTAAGAATAAGAATCTTCGGAACGTTATATGAATTTTTGGATTTTGACGAAGAAATATTTTATGCAATAAACTCAAGAATAAAACTTCTTGCAAATTTGGATGTAAGTGAAAAAAGAAAGCCGCAGGACGGTTCGTTTTCTATGCAGTTCGGAAAAAACAAATTTGATTTCAGGGTGTCGACACTTCCTACGATTTGGGGTGAAAGTATTGTTATTAGGATTCTTGATAAAAGAAGTATATTAAAAAGAATTGATGAAATAGGTATTAGCGATAAAAATTTAAGTCTTCTAAAAAAAGCGCTTTCACAGCCTAACGGTATTTTCCTTGTAACAGGTCCTACCGGAAGTGGTAAATCTACAACGTTATATGCAGCACTTAATGAAATAAACAGTACAGATAAAAAAATAATCACGGTTGAAGATCCTGTAGAATATAAACTTAAAGGGATTCAACAAGTTCAGGTTAATCCGAAAGTTGGATTGACTTTTGCCGGTGCTCTTAGAAGTATATTAAGACAGGACCCGGATATTATCATGATCGGGGAGATAAGGGATCTTGAAACACTCGAAATTGCTATTAAAGCGGCAATGACCGGTCACTTGGTTTTATCAACATTACATACAAATGATGCAGTAAGTGCAATTAACAGAATGATAGATATGGGGGCTGATTCTTTTTTGGTAGCTACTGCTTTAATTGGGGTGGAAGCACAAAGACTTGTTAAAACAATTTGTCCTTATTGTAAAACAACATACAAACCTGCCGATGTATATCTTGAACCAATTAAAAATATTTTACCTAAAGATTCTGTTTTTTACAGAGGTAAAGGGTGTGAAAAATGTAATATGACTGGGTATGCCGGAAGGACGTTGATAACCGAGGTGTTTTTAAATGATGAAAATTTAGAATCATTAATATCAAAAAAGAAAGAAAAACTCGAACTTTTACATTATCTTAGAGGAAAGGATTATAAGACCATGTTTTACGACGGACTCATAAAGGCATTAAAAGGTGTTACTACATTAGAAGAAGTTTATAGGGTGGCTAAGCTATGA
- the ilvC gene encoding ketol-acid reductoisomerase encodes MSLNIYYDKDCDLSIIKSKKVAMIGFGSQGHAHALNLRDSGVDVVVGLRKGSKSWEKAEAQGFKVLPVDEAVKEADVVMILLPDEIQADIYYSQIEPNLKKGATIAFGHGFNIHFGQIKPREDLNVIMVAPKAPGHTVRSEFVRGGGIPDLIAVYQGGEEAKKLALSYASAIGGGRTGIIETTFKDETETDLFGEQAVLCGGVTALINAGFETLTEAGYAPEMAYFECLHELKLIVDLLYEGGMANMRYSISNTAEYGDYVSGPRVIGEESKKAMKEILTEIQNGKFAKDFILERKAGYVRMNAERQLTENSLLEQTGKKLREMMPWITKNKIVDPTKN; translated from the coding sequence ATGTCACTAAATATTTATTATGATAAAGATTGTGATTTAAGCATAATCAAAAGCAAAAAAGTAGCAATGATAGGATTCGGTTCTCAAGGACACGCTCACGCTCTTAATTTAAGAGACAGCGGTGTTGATGTTGTTGTTGGTCTTAGAAAAGGTAGCAAATCTTGGGAAAAAGCTGAAGCTCAAGGATTTAAAGTATTACCTGTTGATGAAGCTGTAAAAGAAGCTGATGTAGTAATGATTTTACTTCCGGATGAAATTCAAGCGGATATTTATTATTCTCAAATCGAACCAAACCTTAAAAAAGGTGCGACAATCGCATTCGGTCACGGATTCAACATCCATTTCGGTCAAATTAAACCAAGAGAAGATTTAAACGTAATCATGGTGGCTCCAAAAGCACCAGGGCATACAGTTAGAAGCGAATTCGTAAGAGGTGGTGGTATTCCGGATCTTATCGCTGTATACCAAGGCGGTGAAGAAGCTAAAAAATTAGCATTATCTTACGCAAGTGCAATCGGTGGAGGAAGAACAGGTATTATCGAAACTACGTTCAAAGACGAAACAGAAACTGACCTTTTCGGTGAGCAGGCAGTACTTTGCGGTGGTGTTACAGCACTTATCAATGCCGGGTTCGAAACACTTACAGAAGCTGGATACGCACCAGAAATGGCATACTTTGAATGTCTACACGAATTAAAACTTATCGTTGATTTATTGTATGAAGGTGGTATGGCAAATATGAGATATTCTATTTCAAACACTGCTGAATACGGTGATTATGTAAGTGGACCGAGAGTAATCGGAGAAGAAAGCAAAAAAGCTATGAAAGAAATCTTAACTGAAATTCAAAACGGTAAATTTGCTAAAGATTTCATTCTTGAAAGAAAAGCAGGTTATGTAAGAATGAACGCTGAAAGACAACTTACAGAAAACAGCCTTCTTGAACAAACAGGTAAAAAACTTAGAGAAATGATGCCTTGGATTACTAAAAACAAAATCGTAGATCCTACTAAAAACTAA
- the minD gene encoding septum site-determining protein MinD, translating to MAQVITITSGKGGVGKSTTTANIATALAKLGKKVVAVDFDIGLRNLDMILGLENRIVYDVVDVMEGHCNLAQAIIKDKRTQNLHFLPASQTKDKNVLNKEKVENLVEELKKDFDYILIDSPAGIESGFEHSIYLADRALIVTTPEISSVRDADRVIGIIDAKSKKAQEGEEVQKHIIVNRIKPELVEKGEMLSIDDVLHILALPLIGVVPDDEDIVKSTNLGEPIALNEKSIVGEAFRRIAKRIEGEDVEFLDLSTKKGFLGKLKGLFK from the coding sequence TTGGCACAGGTTATTACAATTACAAGCGGAAAAGGCGGAGTTGGTAAATCTACAACAACTGCGAATATTGCAACAGCGCTTGCAAAACTCGGTAAAAAAGTCGTAGCGGTTGATTTTGATATAGGGCTGAGAAACCTTGATATGATTTTAGGACTTGAAAATAGAATTGTTTATGATGTTGTCGACGTAATGGAAGGACATTGTAATCTTGCACAAGCTATCATCAAAGACAAAAGAACACAAAACCTGCATTTTCTGCCTGCAAGTCAGACTAAAGATAAAAACGTACTTAACAAAGAAAAAGTTGAAAATCTTGTAGAAGAATTAAAAAAAGATTTTGATTATATTCTTATCGACTCTCCTGCAGGTATTGAAAGCGGATTTGAGCATTCAATATACCTTGCCGACAGAGCACTTATAGTTACGACTCCTGAAATATCTTCAGTAAGAGATGCCGACAGGGTTATAGGTATCATTGATGCAAAAAGCAAAAAAGCCCAGGAAGGTGAAGAAGTACAAAAACATATTATCGTAAACAGAATAAAACCGGAACTTGTAGAAAAAGGTGAAATGCTTTCAATCGACGACGTACTTCACATACTTGCACTTCCTCTTATAGGTGTGGTTCCAGATGATGAAGATATAGTAAAATCTACAAACCTGGGTGAACCTATTGCCTTAAATGAAAAATCAATTGTCGGTGAAGCATTCAGAAGAATCGCTAAAAGAATCGAGGGTGAAGATGTTGAATTTTTAGACTTAAGCACTAAAAAAGGATTTTTAGGCAAATTAAAAGGACTTTTCAAATGA
- the minE gene encoding cell division topological specificity factor MinE yields MSFFDIFKKKKSKDVAKDRLMMMLAYERANTKIENLDEMKKDLINVVKKYLNVKDVHIKSNSNQDIETLEVEIILNK; encoded by the coding sequence ATGAGTTTTTTTGACATATTCAAAAAGAAAAAATCAAAAGACGTGGCAAAAGATAGACTTATGATGATGCTCGCTTATGAAAGAGCAAATACAAAAATAGAAAACTTGGATGAAATGAAAAAAGATTTAATCAATGTGGTAAAAAAATATTTAAACGTTAAAGACGTACATATTAAATCAAATTCAAACCAAGATATTGAAACTTTAGAAGTGGAAATAATTCTTAACAAATGA
- a CDS encoding divergent polysaccharide deacetylase family protein — MKKTRKKKKTSKKSFNLKYIIYILLLIIFSLSAFIIGIIYTQKNYEKELKKTQNSIKILQEKIKKLKKSSQKQEKKETYSSVPSEIMDYKKSHNTTIILPPKTKEKPAFIPLSKKPKLVIIIDDVSFKGQVKKIKKIPYKITPSFFPPTNRHPNTAVYAKEFSHYMVHLPMQAIHFKKPEPKTLNINDSYLTILSRIDEIKKMFPKAKFINNHTGSTFTSNKEAMIKLFRALKTENMGFVDSKTTPNSKAKEAQKEFYIPLYSRNIFLDNEENPTYIRNQLKKAVKIAQKRGYAIAIGHPHSITLETLKNSTDILKNIDVVYIDELSKNK; from the coding sequence ATGAAAAAAACTCGTAAAAAGAAAAAGACTTCAAAAAAGTCTTTTAATTTAAAATATATTATTTATATTCTTCTTTTAATTATTTTTTCTTTAAGTGCATTTATAATCGGTATTATTTATACACAAAAAAATTACGAAAAAGAGCTAAAAAAAACACAAAACAGCATAAAAATACTCCAGGAAAAAATTAAAAAATTAAAAAAATCATCACAAAAACAAGAAAAAAAAGAAACTTATTCTTCCGTCCCTTCGGAAATAATGGATTATAAAAAATCTCATAACACAACTATAATATTACCTCCTAAAACTAAAGAAAAACCCGCTTTTATCCCTCTAAGTAAAAAACCAAAACTCGTAATTATAATAGACGATGTATCATTTAAAGGACAGGTTAAAAAAATAAAAAAAATTCCTTATAAAATCACTCCGTCATTTTTTCCTCCTACAAACAGACATCCAAACACCGCCGTTTATGCAAAAGAATTTTCTCATTATATGGTTCATTTACCTATGCAGGCGATACATTTTAAAAAACCTGAACCTAAAACTCTGAATATTAACGACTCATATCTAACCATTCTTTCAAGAATTGACGAAATTAAAAAAATGTTCCCGAAAGCCAAATTCATTAACAACCACACAGGTAGTACTTTTACATCAAACAAAGAAGCTATGATAAAACTGTTCAGAGCTTTGAAAACTGAAAATATGGGATTTGTAGATTCAAAAACCACTCCAAACTCCAAAGCTAAAGAAGCACAAAAAGAATTCTATATCCCTCTTTATTCAAGAAATATTTTTTTAGATAATGAAGAAAATCCGACTTATATTAGAAATCAATTAAAAAAAGCTGTAAAAATCGCGCAAAAAAGAGGCTATGCCATTGCTATCGGACATCCTCACTCAATAACACTTGAAACATTAAAAAACTCAACGGACATTCTTAAAAATATCGATGTAGTTTATATTGACGAATTATCAAAGAACAAATGA
- a CDS encoding DNA-processing protein DprA, whose translation MKTNKIKYLGFDLYYKGNLELLNKPKIAIVGSRRASKYSKDITKILAKRLSQKYVIVSGGALGIDKAAHEGAYPNTIFVSPSSLDIIYPKSNKSLIQNIYENPLAISEYEMNFAPFKHTFLQRNRIIVKISNLVIIAEANIKSGSMRSFEWAKEYGKKVYVLPHRINESSGTRHLAKENMAEVIWDIDEFCENLGIEKNTNILTLNEALQKYGSTLYEMELEGKVEIKNGKVYFN comes from the coding sequence ATGAAAACAAACAAAATAAAATATTTAGGGTTTGATTTATATTACAAAGGCAATTTAGAATTGTTAAACAAACCCAAAATAGCAATTGTGGGCAGCAGAAGAGCAAGTAAATACTCAAAAGACATTACAAAGATTCTCGCCAAAAGACTTTCTCAAAAATACGTAATCGTAAGCGGAGGTGCTTTAGGTATTGACAAAGCCGCACATGAAGGTGCATATCCGAATACTATTTTCGTTTCACCCTCTTCTTTGGATATAATTTATCCTAAATCAAACAAATCCCTGATCCAAAATATATATGAAAACCCTCTTGCAATTAGCGAATACGAAATGAATTTCGCACCTTTTAAACACACTTTTTTACAAAGAAACAGAATAATAGTAAAAATCAGTAATCTTGTTATTATTGCTGAAGCAAATATCAAAAGCGGAAGCATGAGAAGTTTTGAGTGGGCGAAAGAATACGGGAAAAAAGTATACGTATTGCCTCACAGAATAAATGAAAGTTCCGGAACAAGACATCTGGCTAAAGAAAATATGGCGGAAGTTATCTGGGATATTGATGAATTTTGCGAGAATTTAGGTATTGAAAAAAACACTAATATACTAACGCTAAATGAAGCGCTGCAAAAGTACGGAAGCACTTTGTACGAAATGGAACTCGAAGGAAAAGTTGAAATTAAAAATGGAAAAGTTTATTTTAATTGA
- a CDS encoding DNA-deoxyinosine glycosylase — MKLENEKLTHPFEPVVFEDSKLLILGTFPSIKSFENEFYYSHPRNQFWEILSIVFKDKKPETIEEKIKFLKKHKIALWDAVCECKRKKGNSRDDNLEILKPCDIESLLKRYPNIKKVAVTSRTAEKVIKKYLTNSQFSILNSLLYLPSPSPLNARMKIKEKAETWKKLLELT; from the coding sequence TTGAAACTTGAGAATGAAAAATTAACTCATCCTTTCGAACCTGTTGTTTTTGAAGACAGTAAATTATTGATACTTGGAACTTTTCCTTCTATAAAATCGTTTGAAAACGAGTTTTATTATTCCCATCCGAGAAATCAGTTTTGGGAAATATTATCCATTGTATTTAAAGACAAAAAACCCGAAACAATAGAAGAAAAAATAAAATTCTTAAAAAAACACAAAATAGCCCTTTGGGATGCCGTATGTGAATGTAAAAGAAAAAAAGGAAATTCAAGGGATGATAATCTCGAAATTCTAAAACCTTGCGATATTGAAAGTTTATTAAAACGCTATCCAAATATTAAAAAAGTTGCCGTTACTTCCAGAACGGCAGAAAAAGTAATAAAAAAATATTTGACTAATTCTCAATTCTCAATTCTTAATTCTCTATTATATCTCCCAAGTCCGAGTCCTCTTAACGCAAGAATGAAAATAAAAGAAAAGGCCGAAACATGGAAAAAATTATTGGAATTGACGTAG
- the ruvX gene encoding Holliday junction resolvase RuvX, which yields MEKIIGIDVGLKRIGVAFSNGSVVVPLPAIIRKNRNQAANDTMKIINEYKADTLVVGLPLTNEEMQRRIRHFVSLLPFEGKIVFVDESYTSAEVEEEIKGVIKHKKDGRIDSLVAKKLIENYLSNNSVSS from the coding sequence ATGGAAAAAATTATTGGAATTGACGTAGGATTAAAACGTATCGGAGTTGCGTTTTCAAACGGAAGCGTAGTCGTACCTTTACCTGCAATAATCAGAAAAAACCGTAATCAGGCTGCAAACGACACAATGAAAATAATCAATGAATATAAAGCGGATACATTGGTGGTGGGTTTGCCTTTAACCAATGAAGAAATGCAACGAAGAATACGTCACTTCGTAAGTCTTCTTCCGTTTGAAGGGAAAATAGTATTTGTAGACGAAAGTTATACAAGTGCAGAAGTGGAAGAAGAGATAAAAGGCGTAATCAAACATAAAAAAGACGGAAGGATAGATTCACTTGTAGCTAAAAAATTAATTGAAAACTATTTAAGCAACAACTCTGTTTCTTCCTAA
- a CDS encoding GGDEF domain-containing protein, translated as MSDIFSNKRTLYIVIFMHTLFFALALMLLSYEHKKNLNNYLNDLYDTKYKIYMNQLKVLNQHTDLLKSLLVDEKVLKIIANAQRDFNGSREKLIKQLYPKYEILKKYGVYQFHFHLPGGISFVRFHHLDKFGEKLYPYRPSIKYVQTTLKPYHGFETGKMVSGFRNVYPLIYNGKLVGSMEISFSMKKLVQYIFEKEYLAMVVKKEILKNKLFPDAWSNYKVCKLNPNYYICGNICILFKHYHNIDFNQKANIVENKLVLSYPLYNVEKKHEGFMLSVIPLDKIETLNEINNSYNTLIIIVFLIYVFLLGVMLFLYNYSKMKRNSQIDYLTDILNRSGCLSKIKALDDYSVLVLDVDHFKQINDTYGHNVGDEILKRFVDVVRNTIRKNDIFCRWGGEEFVIILPDTDKETAKLVAEKIRKTVENTDFDNLKITVSIGVAQKEKNFNETFKIADMKLYEAKELGRNRVVA; from the coding sequence ATGAGTGATATTTTCAGTAATAAAAGAACGCTTTATATTGTTATATTTATGCATACGCTATTTTTTGCGTTGGCACTAATGCTTTTATCATATGAACATAAAAAAAATTTAAACAATTACCTAAATGATTTATACGATACGAAATATAAAATTTATATGAACCAATTGAAAGTATTAAATCAACATACGGATCTTTTAAAGAGCTTATTAGTGGATGAAAAAGTTTTAAAAATCATAGCCAATGCTCAACGTGATTTTAATGGTTCGAGGGAAAAACTAATCAAACAGCTTTATCCTAAATATGAAATATTAAAAAAATACGGAGTTTATCAGTTTCATTTTCATCTGCCCGGAGGTATTTCTTTTGTGAGATTTCACCATTTGGATAAATTTGGAGAAAAATTATATCCCTACAGACCTTCGATAAAATATGTGCAGACTACATTAAAACCGTATCACGGATTTGAAACAGGTAAAATGGTCAGCGGTTTTAGAAATGTTTATCCGTTGATTTATAATGGTAAATTAGTCGGAAGTATGGAAATATCATTTAGTATGAAAAAACTTGTACAGTATATTTTTGAAAAAGAGTATTTGGCAATGGTGGTTAAAAAAGAAATTTTAAAAAATAAACTTTTTCCTGATGCATGGAGTAATTATAAAGTCTGTAAATTAAACCCGAATTACTACATTTGCGGGAATATATGTATACTTTTTAAACATTATCATAATATTGATTTTAATCAGAAAGCCAATATAGTTGAAAATAAACTGGTTCTGTCATATCCTCTTTATAATGTGGAAAAAAAACATGAAGGTTTCATGCTTTCGGTAATACCTTTGGATAAAATCGAAACACTTAATGAAATAAACAATAGTTACAATACGTTAATTATAATTGTGTTTTTGATTTATGTGTTTTTATTGGGCGTAATGCTTTTCTTGTATAATTACTCAAAAATGAAGAGAAATTCTCAAATAGATTATTTAACAGATATATTAAATAGAAGTGGATGTCTTTCTAAAATAAAAGCATTAGATGATTATTCGGTGCTTGTTTTAGATGTTGATCATTTTAAACAGATAAATGACACTTACGGGCATAATGTTGGTGATGAGATTTTAAAACGTTTTGTAGATGTGGTTCGAAATACGATTAGAAAGAATGATATTTTTTGTAGATGGGGTGGTGAAGAATTTGTTATTATTTTACCAGATACGGATAAAGAAACAGCAAAGCTTGTTGCTGAAAAAATAAGAAAAACTGTAGAAAATACCGATTTTGACAATCTCAAAATCACTGTTTCTATAGGTGTTGCACAAAAAGAGAAAAACTTTAACGAAACATTTAAAATAGCAGATATGAAACTGTATGAAGCAAAAGAGTTAGGAAGAAACAGAGTTGTTGCTTAA
- a CDS encoding ketopantoate reductase family protein — translation MRILIVGAGGVGGYLAGKLLQCKKDVSLMLTPKTEEIVKNNGLKIIDVENEFTVHPNLNIKGVYDVVFVTTKYYHLDEVIEKIEPFIDKNSIIVPILNGVAHFEKFKKLNAKILKSCIYILSNKKSPGVIHKKTPLFYLCVEDDKKIREVFEGCDLKVKFSKNIDEDIWKKYLFISTFATLQSYYKKPTGWIMEEKKDEVEKFLDEVVKIAQEYGVDLKNEKEKVIKQALNIPYESKMSMQIDFENNQPTEVEALTGFLAEKSEFINQYYRKLHE, via the coding sequence ATGAGAATCCTTATAGTGGGCGCCGGCGGCGTTGGAGGATATTTAGCAGGTAAACTTTTACAATGCAAAAAAGACGTTAGTTTAATGCTGACTCCTAAAACCGAAGAAATTGTTAAAAACAACGGATTAAAAATAATAGATGTTGAAAATGAATTTACTGTGCATCCTAATTTGAATATTAAAGGTGTATATGATGTTGTTTTCGTAACGACAAAATATTATCATTTAGATGAGGTTATAGAAAAAATAGAGCCGTTTATTGATAAAAACAGTATAATTGTTCCGATTCTTAACGGAGTGGCACATTTTGAAAAATTTAAAAAACTTAACGCCAAAATATTAAAATCATGTATTTATATACTTTCAAACAAAAAATCTCCGGGAGTTATACATAAAAAAACACCACTTTTTTATTTATGTGTAGAAGACGATAAAAAAATAAGAGAGGTTTTCGAAGGTTGCGATTTAAAAGTGAAATTTTCAAAAAATATAGATGAAGATATATGGAAAAAGTATCTTTTTATTTCTACATTTGCAACACTTCAGAGTTATTATAAAAAACCCACAGGCTGGATAATGGAAGAAAAAAAAGATGAAGTTGAGAAGTTTTTGGATGAAGTAGTTAAAATAGCGCAAGAATACGGTGTGGATTTGAAAAATGAAAAAGAAAAAGTTATTAAACAGGCTCTAAACATCCCTTATGAATCAAAAATGTCAATGCAGATTGATTTTGAAAACAACCAGCCTACGGAAGTAGAAGCTTTAACCGGGTTTTTAGCTGAAAAAAGTGAATTTATAAACCAATATTACAGGAAATTGCATGAGTGA